In Thermoplasmata archaeon, a single genomic region encodes these proteins:
- a CDS encoding carbon-nitrogen hydrolase: MAAHAAKKLRIALVQMSCSPDPSANVEKAIARIREAAKHGAQIVSLSELFFAQYFCQREDHAMFDLAEPIPGPTTERLAAVAREEKIALVAPLFERRASGIYHNTAAVLERDGSLAGTYRKMHIPDDPLYYEKFYFTPGDLGFRTFRLHAAPIGVLICWDQWYPEAARITALLGAEVLFYPTAIGWHPGEKEEFGAAQHDAWQTIQRGHAIANGVYVAVANRVGPEHGDVRGDRVDGPGIEFWGGSFVADPFGRVIARASHDRQEILYADLDLGLVEKTRQHWPFLRDRRIDAYGPISRRFLDGP; encoded by the coding sequence ATGGCGGCTCACGCGGCAAAGAAGCTCCGGATCGCCCTCGTCCAGATGTCCTGCTCGCCCGATCCGTCCGCGAACGTGGAGAAGGCGATTGCCCGGATCCGGGAGGCGGCGAAGCACGGCGCCCAGATCGTCTCGCTATCGGAGCTGTTCTTCGCGCAGTACTTCTGCCAGAGGGAGGACCACGCGATGTTCGATCTCGCCGAGCCGATCCCTGGCCCGACCACGGAGCGCCTCGCCGCGGTCGCTCGCGAGGAGAAGATCGCGCTGGTGGCGCCTCTCTTCGAACGTCGCGCCTCGGGCATCTACCACAACACAGCCGCGGTTCTGGAACGAGATGGCTCCCTCGCGGGAACCTATCGCAAAATGCACATCCCGGACGACCCGCTCTACTACGAGAAATTCTACTTCACCCCCGGCGACCTTGGGTTCCGAACGTTCCGGCTCCACGCCGCTCCGATTGGGGTGCTCATCTGTTGGGATCAGTGGTATCCGGAGGCGGCCCGCATCACGGCGTTGCTCGGAGCCGAGGTCCTGTTCTATCCCACCGCGATCGGCTGGCACCCGGGAGAGAAAGAGGAGTTCGGGGCGGCCCAGCACGACGCATGGCAGACGATCCAGAGGGGCCATGCCATCGCGAACGGGGTCTATGTTGCCGTGGCGAACCGGGTGGGCCCGGAGCACGGAGACGTACGCGGCGACCGGGTCGACGGTCCCGGGATTGAGTTCTGGGGGGGCTCCTTCGTTGCCGACCCGTTCGGGCGAGTGATCGCGCGAGCCTCCCACGACCGGCAGGAGATTCTCTACGCGGACCTGGACCTCGGTCTGGTGGAGAAGACCCGGCAGCATTGGCCGTTCCTGCGCGATCGCCGGATCGATGCCTACGGGCCGATCTCCCGGCGCTTCCTCGACGGTCCGTGA
- a CDS encoding metallopeptidase TldD-related protein, whose protein sequence is MTRAGSDLAFRVADQLKIDGPWDVYAEHLARYEIHFDGTHIETVRGPITIDGYGIRVLRKAEDQMGVGYQASADASSSGISTALADAEATARHARFPARAVVLPGSAPRALSDVEISDASLADRPREGVDAYVRELFARFEGRTGVQPSFGSVRATVGETTIANSSGLATSFRHTSVDFELAVKASGGPEGRPPGEYWVTRFQRRLDPRELIADADNWCQRAKDVRVAEAPPAGQIPVVLPAYVLSEIVPPVVGFRLSGAAQLRQMAPEPGTMYGTELVSIDNDGRMPWGGESAPVDDEGTRTGRFALLDHGKTGGLIYDALHAGAFDRTSTAGAQRLGDFGRRAGSRFTSRPAPGPATLALHVGTGGTDAEVIEAVREGIWVEQFGWAFPDPTSGAFGGEIRIGYRIRNGRLAEPIRGGTVGGLVLAAPGTPSLLNSVVTLGSTATLSDSLRAPTIAVNGLTVAGTT, encoded by the coding sequence ATGACGCGGGCAGGGTCCGACCTCGCCTTCCGCGTCGCCGACCAGCTCAAGATCGACGGGCCGTGGGACGTGTACGCCGAGCATCTCGCTCGGTACGAGATCCATTTCGACGGGACCCACATCGAGACGGTCCGGGGACCCATCACCATCGACGGATACGGGATCCGAGTTCTGCGGAAGGCGGAGGACCAAATGGGGGTGGGCTATCAGGCGAGCGCCGATGCCTCGAGTTCGGGGATCTCGACCGCTCTCGCCGATGCGGAGGCGACGGCGCGACATGCCCGGTTCCCCGCGCGCGCGGTCGTTCTGCCCGGGAGCGCTCCCCGCGCACTGTCCGACGTAGAGATCTCCGATGCGTCGCTCGCCGATCGGCCCCGCGAAGGCGTGGACGCCTACGTGCGCGAGCTCTTCGCTCGATTCGAGGGCCGCACAGGTGTCCAGCCGAGCTTCGGCTCGGTCCGTGCGACCGTGGGCGAAACCACGATCGCCAACTCCTCGGGTCTAGCCACTTCCTTCCGCCATACGAGCGTCGACTTCGAGCTGGCCGTGAAGGCATCGGGTGGACCTGAGGGTCGGCCTCCCGGGGAGTACTGGGTCACCCGCTTCCAGCGACGCCTCGACCCGCGCGAGCTCATCGCGGACGCGGACAACTGGTGCCAACGCGCGAAGGACGTTCGCGTGGCGGAAGCGCCGCCCGCCGGGCAGATTCCGGTCGTTCTCCCGGCGTACGTCCTCTCCGAGATCGTTCCGCCCGTCGTGGGCTTCCGCTTGTCGGGGGCCGCGCAGCTCCGTCAGATGGCTCCGGAGCCGGGCACGATGTACGGCACCGAGCTCGTTTCCATCGACAACGATGGTCGTATGCCGTGGGGAGGCGAATCCGCTCCGGTCGACGATGAGGGAACGCGAACGGGCCGCTTCGCGCTCCTCGATCACGGGAAGACCGGTGGGTTGATCTACGATGCCTTGCACGCCGGCGCCTTCGACCGAACCTCCACGGCGGGGGCTCAGCGCCTCGGAGATTTCGGTCGCCGAGCCGGTTCCCGGTTCACGAGCCGCCCGGCACCCGGGCCCGCCACGCTCGCCCTCCACGTTGGAACAGGCGGGACCGACGCCGAGGTGATCGAGGCGGTGCGGGAGGGGATCTGGGTCGAGCAGTTCGGCTGGGCGTTCCCCGATCCGACTTCGGGGGCGTTTGGCGGAGAGATCCGGATCGGTTATCGCATCCGAAACGGTCGCCTCGCCGAGCCAATCCGAGGCGGCACCGTGGGAGGGCTCGTCCTGGCGGCGCCCGGAACCCCATCCCTGCTGAACAGCGTAGTCACGCTGGGTTCGACCGCGACGCTCTCGGATTCGCTCCGCGCTCCGACGATCGCGGTGAACGGCCTCACCGTGGCCGGCACCACCTAG
- a CDS encoding PF20097 family protein, translated as MADATCAACGGPLEAGFVTATNGSGLYWSHEASDRRLRPSGLEVLVPTGFSGMYSANLPGLRCTKCKTILLQLK; from the coding sequence ATGGCAGACGCAACATGCGCGGCGTGCGGGGGTCCCCTCGAGGCGGGCTTCGTCACGGCAACGAACGGCTCCGGCCTCTACTGGTCGCACGAGGCCTCCGATCGCCGGCTGCGGCCGAGTGGGCTCGAGGTGCTGGTGCCTACCGGGTTCTCCGGGATGTACTCCGCGAATCTCCCTGGGCTGCGATGCACGAAATGCAAGACCATCCTTCTTCAGCTGAAGTAA
- a CDS encoding TMEM165/GDT1 family protein: MDAGVFYGFAVVFAVIGGLELVDRTSFSIMAIAAKQSPFLTWIGGALAFLVSTTIAVSIGAAFVAILGPSRLGLLRAGGGAFLIGYAIWLFFHEEDPEVPPARGHSAVAVAFVATLLLELGDTTMIFQTVFVATYGVLVVFVAGALALITVAAFASFVGGRLGARVEPKLLKRIVVAVLLIVGSLTIVYGLYPAAFAGFG, encoded by the coding sequence GTGGACGCCGGTGTGTTCTACGGATTCGCCGTCGTTTTCGCCGTGATCGGCGGCCTCGAGCTCGTCGACCGCACGAGCTTTTCCATCATGGCCATCGCGGCCAAGCAGTCGCCCTTCCTGACGTGGATCGGAGGGGCCCTTGCGTTCCTCGTTTCGACGACGATCGCCGTGTCGATCGGTGCGGCCTTCGTCGCGATCCTCGGACCGAGTCGGCTCGGTCTGTTGCGCGCGGGCGGTGGCGCGTTCCTGATTGGCTATGCGATCTGGCTGTTCTTCCACGAGGAGGATCCCGAAGTGCCGCCCGCGCGGGGCCACTCCGCCGTCGCCGTCGCGTTCGTTGCGACTCTGCTTCTGGAGCTGGGGGACACCACGATGATCTTCCAGACCGTCTTCGTAGCGACATATGGAGTTCTCGTGGTCTTCGTCGCCGGAGCGCTGGCCCTGATCACGGTGGCGGCGTTTGCCTCGTTCGTGGGAGGGCGGCTCGGCGCGCGCGTGGAGCCGAAGCTCCTGAAGCGGATCGTCGTGGCGGTGCTCCTCATCGTGGGGTCTCTGACCATCGTCTACGGGCTCTATCCGGCGGCGTTCGCCGGCTTCGGTTAG
- a CDS encoding sulfite oxidase-like oxidoreductase codes for MVADPLPPGQIHTRGWPVLHAGSVPRDLAPPNWTLRVHGEVEHPATIGFADLLRLPQKEQVCDIHCVTSWSKVGMRWSGVPFQALVERVRPTAAARYVIMECEQRFTTSLPLAALLDDDVLLAHSADGAPLSSEHGGPVRMLVPKRYFYKSAKWLRGLRFVTEDEPGFWEVRGYSNIADPWRETRYDVDDKRLIYKMRKDALFKPVAPTSSDP; via the coding sequence ATGGTCGCCGACCCCCTTCCCCCGGGCCAGATCCACACCCGCGGCTGGCCCGTGCTCCACGCGGGCTCCGTTCCGCGGGACCTCGCACCTCCGAACTGGACCCTCCGGGTCCACGGAGAGGTCGAGCACCCCGCGACGATCGGCTTCGCGGATCTCCTACGCCTCCCCCAGAAGGAGCAGGTCTGCGACATTCACTGCGTGACCAGCTGGTCGAAGGTCGGGATGCGTTGGAGCGGGGTGCCGTTCCAGGCGCTGGTCGAGCGGGTGCGACCCACCGCTGCGGCGCGGTACGTGATCATGGAGTGCGAGCAGAGGTTCACTACCTCGTTGCCGCTCGCGGCTCTTCTGGACGACGACGTGCTCCTCGCGCACTCGGCCGATGGGGCGCCGTTATCCTCCGAGCACGGAGGGCCGGTCCGCATGCTCGTTCCGAAGCGGTACTTCTACAAGTCGGCCAAGTGGCTCCGAGGTCTCCGGTTCGTGACGGAGGACGAGCCCGGGTTCTGGGAGGTTCGGGGCTACTCGAATATCGCGGACCCCTGGCGAGAGACGCGATACGACGTCGACGACAAGCGGCTGATCTACAAGATGCGCAAAGACGCGCTGTTCAAGCCGGTGGCGCCGACGTCTTCGGACCCGTAG
- a CDS encoding GNAT family N-acetyltransferase: protein MPTRGYRLRAARASDVETLLDHRHRMFSAIGGRTEEQIATHDRRYRRWLLVRLRRGELVGQIAETRRGEAAASGCIWYRPEQPRPESSERDVAPYILSMFTAPVHRGHGLASRIARALIADAKRRGYGQVILHASPQGRSVYARLGFERRWEMRYWIDPAARVAWKRQRPAQKGTRARRAVRR, encoded by the coding sequence GTGCCGACGAGGGGGTACCGGTTGAGAGCAGCGCGGGCATCGGATGTCGAAACCCTCCTCGATCATCGCCACCGGATGTTCTCGGCGATCGGCGGTCGAACCGAGGAACAGATCGCGACCCACGACCGCCGGTATCGACGCTGGCTCCTCGTCCGATTGAGGCGCGGAGAGCTGGTCGGGCAGATCGCGGAAACCCGTCGCGGCGAGGCGGCCGCGAGCGGCTGCATCTGGTACCGGCCGGAGCAGCCCCGCCCGGAGAGCTCCGAGCGTGACGTGGCACCCTACATCCTGTCGATGTTCACGGCGCCGGTGCACCGCGGTCACGGACTGGCGAGCCGGATCGCTCGGGCCCTGATCGCGGACGCCAAGCGACGGGGCTATGGGCAAGTGATCCTCCACGCGTCGCCCCAGGGACGATCCGTCTACGCCCGGTTGGGATTCGAACGCCGCTGGGAGATGCGGTACTGGATCGATCCGGCCGCCCGCGTAGCGTGGAAGCGCCAACGCCCGGCGCAGAAGGGGACGCGCGCCCGAAGAGCCGTCCGTCGTTGA
- the pyrI gene encoding aspartate carbamoyltransferase regulatory subunit translates to MVRELKITPIKNGTVIDHIGNGLALEVLRIIGIKELDKDSTVSIALHVRSGKIGWKDMVKVENMELSPRKVNAIALLAPTATISIIRDYRVQEKRSVDLPERIFGIVKCPNPSCISNQSEPVESQFHVIRRRPVVLSCAYCERQVDEFLKHLA, encoded by the coding sequence CGGGACCGTCATCGACCACATCGGCAACGGGCTCGCCCTCGAGGTCCTTCGGATCATCGGCATCAAGGAGCTCGACAAGGACTCGACCGTCAGCATCGCACTCCACGTCCGATCCGGGAAGATCGGCTGGAAGGACATGGTCAAGGTCGAGAACATGGAGCTCTCCCCGCGCAAGGTCAACGCGATCGCCCTCCTCGCCCCGACCGCCACGATCTCGATCATCCGGGACTATCGCGTGCAGGAGAAGCGGAGCGTCGACCTTCCCGAGCGCATCTTCGGGATCGTCAAGTGCCCGAACCCGAGTTGCATCTCGAACCAATCCGAGCCCGTCGAGAGCCAGTTCCACGTCATCCGCCGGCGGCCGGTCGTGCTCTCCTGCGCGTACTGCGAACGGCAGGTCGACGAGTTCCTGAAGCACCTCGCCTGA
- a CDS encoding MOSC domain-containing protein: MARSTELVKPYTPTPQPTMGDGPARGVVTGLFRKGEIGEERGLPKRAVEEIEVDATGVVGDFNRYRHENLHDDPDSALLMIPEEILAQLRSEGWPVRPGDLGENVSSRQVPYALLQPGSRVAIGAVRAVITRPCDPCSNLYLLPYVGEHRGLEFMKTLLNRRGWYARVLTPGRVHLRDPIVLD; the protein is encoded by the coding sequence ATGGCGCGCTCGACCGAGTTGGTAAAGCCCTACACGCCTACCCCACAACCGACGATGGGCGACGGTCCGGCTCGCGGAGTGGTGACGGGTCTCTTCCGCAAGGGCGAGATCGGGGAGGAACGGGGCCTGCCCAAACGTGCCGTCGAGGAGATCGAGGTCGACGCGACCGGGGTCGTCGGGGATTTCAACCGGTACCGGCACGAGAATCTCCACGACGATCCCGACAGTGCACTCTTGATGATTCCCGAGGAGATTCTCGCACAACTCCGGTCGGAAGGCTGGCCGGTCCGTCCGGGCGATCTCGGAGAGAATGTTAGCTCTCGCCAGGTCCCGTACGCCCTCCTGCAACCCGGTTCCCGGGTGGCGATCGGTGCGGTGCGGGCCGTGATCACCCGCCCGTGCGACCCGTGCTCGAACCTCTACCTGCTCCCGTACGTCGGCGAACACCGCGGGCTAGAGTTCATGAAGACCCTGCTCAACCGCCGTGGTTGGTACGCCCGCGTCCTCACACCGGGTCGCGTCCATCTCCGAGATCCCATCGTTCTGGACTGA
- a CDS encoding deoxyhypusine synthase family protein, with amino-acid sequence MARSLSARRRGLLTKKVVPVDVTRLRGLGNLLSQFQTTSIQARNLGRCMEVWENALTDPKRPTILLGVSGPLIAAGLRKVLRDMIDWGLVDVVATTGAVMYQDIYQTIGGHHWMGTPTADDVLLRDAYLDRIYDTYVDEIKFEDTDRAIGKVTEQFPRRPASSREYLGFLGSKFQDPDSILATAARRGVPVFSPALIDSSIGIGLTLYYQANRKRADRFILDAIRDNYELVQILNASERTAVFYIGGGTPKNWINDGIVMANYAFGREGEGHYYALQITTDAPHWGGLSGSTLDEAQSWGKISRHATRAMAHVDASIGLPLLVGALWDRRKVWQPRTRLAFDWTGDQVKIRRTRR; translated from the coding sequence GTGGCACGATCCCTCTCGGCCCGACGCCGTGGTTTGCTCACGAAGAAGGTCGTACCGGTGGACGTGACCCGCCTGCGCGGGCTGGGGAATCTGCTCTCGCAATTCCAGACGACCTCGATCCAGGCGCGTAACCTCGGACGGTGCATGGAGGTCTGGGAGAACGCGCTCACCGACCCCAAGCGCCCGACCATCCTGCTCGGGGTCTCCGGCCCTCTGATCGCCGCCGGACTGCGAAAGGTACTGAGGGACATGATCGACTGGGGCCTCGTGGACGTTGTCGCGACCACGGGCGCGGTGATGTACCAGGACATCTACCAGACGATCGGCGGCCACCATTGGATGGGCACTCCGACCGCGGACGACGTCCTCCTGCGCGATGCCTACCTCGATCGGATTTACGACACCTACGTCGACGAGATCAAGTTCGAGGACACCGACCGGGCCATCGGCAAGGTCACCGAACAGTTCCCCCGGCGGCCCGCATCCTCGCGCGAGTACCTCGGGTTCCTCGGGTCGAAGTTCCAAGACCCGGACTCGATCCTCGCGACCGCCGCCCGACGCGGCGTCCCGGTCTTCTCCCCGGCGCTGATCGATAGCTCGATCGGGATCGGCCTGACGCTGTACTATCAGGCGAACCGGAAGCGGGCGGACCGGTTCATTCTAGACGCGATCCGGGACAACTACGAGCTCGTCCAAATCCTGAACGCCTCCGAGCGGACCGCGGTCTTCTACATCGGCGGCGGAACGCCGAAGAACTGGATCAACGACGGGATCGTGATGGCCAACTACGCCTTTGGCCGCGAGGGCGAAGGGCACTACTACGCGCTCCAGATCACAACCGATGCCCCGCACTGGGGAGGGCTCTCGGGGAGCACGCTGGACGAGGCTCAGTCCTGGGGGAAGATCTCCCGGCACGCGACCCGGGCCATGGCGCACGTCGATGCATCGATCGGGCTACCGCTGCTGGTCGGAGCCCTATGGGACCGGCGCAAGGTCTGGCAGCCGCGGACGCGGCTGGCCTTCGATTGGACGGGCGACCAGGTCAAGATACGAAGGACACGGCGCTGA
- a CDS encoding TldD/PmbA family protein — protein sequence MSELLDSEDRLRGALRRIERHTPFAEIVAERSLGDSVRLDRTSVSPRVFPRLEGAAFRAWTGDHWAEVASTGLLAEPIDRAAEALIGLLPEGAGARPPPGEPTGGEASYTTAPPRPMEDLSIEDRINFARDWYAWATTVPGVPNTTVSMGFFSDERLYLNTSAARRHQRVSRVFASVVPIAIEGGRVQYDALVRGAIGGREVLDYITEERVHDVARSARAMLSAESPPTGPITVLMDPSTTGTFAHESFGHGTEADQFVRERSYLRPILGSMVGPEFLTIADDGAYPGGWGGIYFDDEGRRSQKNLLVDHGRFTGVLHDRVSAALLGGSPTGNARRADFLSREFVRMTNTYVEPGDWGLEELVKEAKDGVLLERCTSGIEDPLGGQMQIKVLRGHRIEHGELTTLVSSMALSGRVLDVLRSVRGVGRADAFEIDPGFCGKGHSDMLTAGTGGSYMLTSAAVGPA from the coding sequence GTGTCCGAGCTTCTCGACTCCGAGGATCGTCTCCGGGGCGCCCTGCGACGTATCGAGAGGCACACTCCGTTCGCGGAGATCGTCGCGGAACGCTCGCTCGGGGATTCCGTTCGGCTCGACCGCACGTCCGTCTCGCCCCGCGTCTTCCCTCGCCTTGAGGGAGCCGCGTTCCGCGCATGGACGGGCGATCACTGGGCCGAGGTAGCATCCACCGGACTCTTGGCCGAGCCCATCGATCGCGCGGCCGAAGCGTTGATCGGATTGCTTCCGGAAGGCGCCGGAGCTCGGCCTCCTCCCGGAGAGCCAACCGGCGGAGAGGCGTCCTACACCACCGCTCCTCCGAGACCGATGGAGGACCTCTCCATCGAGGACCGGATCAACTTCGCGCGAGATTGGTACGCGTGGGCGACGACCGTGCCCGGCGTCCCCAACACCACCGTATCGATGGGATTCTTCTCGGACGAACGGTTGTACCTGAACACCTCGGCGGCGCGCCGGCACCAGCGCGTCTCCAGGGTGTTCGCCAGCGTCGTCCCGATCGCGATCGAAGGAGGTCGGGTTCAGTACGATGCGCTCGTCCGGGGAGCCATCGGCGGGCGCGAGGTCCTGGACTACATCACCGAGGAACGGGTGCACGACGTGGCGAGGAGCGCGCGCGCGATGCTAAGCGCCGAATCCCCTCCCACGGGACCGATCACCGTCCTCATGGACCCGAGCACGACCGGGACATTCGCGCACGAGTCATTCGGGCACGGGACCGAGGCCGACCAGTTCGTGCGGGAGCGATCGTACCTTCGGCCGATCCTCGGCTCGATGGTCGGGCCGGAGTTCCTGACGATCGCCGACGACGGCGCCTACCCCGGAGGCTGGGGCGGGATCTACTTCGACGACGAGGGACGCCGGAGCCAGAAGAATCTCCTGGTCGACCACGGCCGGTTCACCGGCGTCCTCCACGACCGCGTGTCGGCCGCGCTGCTTGGAGGGTCTCCGACGGGGAATGCCCGCCGCGCGGACTTCCTCAGCCGAGAGTTCGTCCGGATGACCAACACGTACGTCGAGCCCGGGGACTGGGGGCTCGAAGAGCTCGTGAAGGAGGCCAAGGACGGGGTACTGCTCGAGCGATGCACCTCCGGCATCGAGGACCCCCTCGGCGGACAGATGCAGATCAAGGTTCTTCGGGGGCACCGCATCGAGCACGGCGAGCTCACGACGCTCGTCTCCTCGATGGCGCTCTCCGGCCGCGTGCTCGATGTCCTGCGCTCGGTCCGCGGGGTCGGTCGTGCCGACGCGTTCGAGATCGACCCGGGCTTCTGTGGAAAGGGCCATTCGGACATGCTGACCGCCGGAACGGGCGGTTCCTACATGCTAACCAGCGCGGCGGTGGGGCCGGCATGA